One part of the Microbacterium aurugineum genome encodes these proteins:
- a CDS encoding 3-methyladenine DNA glycosylase — protein sequence MSLARQDWLLREEAHRDRADALTAAHRDRATRAEKHPVWDFLFTYYSYKPAQLRRWHPGAGVELADAVERLDWRWYSPGRSAGSAVPDAFAFGQEKAELAALIEKMLRRTASRPGQFGCFGLHEWAMVYRAEEHRHAVTLRLGQAGTDAVVENHDLRCTHFDAFRFFTPEAVPRNRTALSRDEQPLFEQPGCLHAGMDLYKWATKLGPLIPGELLLDSFELARDIRLLDMQAAPYDLSAWDVVPVPIETPEGKAEYVRRQRVFAERGTALRTALLNAWLGDGAREAA from the coding sequence ATGTCTCTCGCCCGTCAGGACTGGCTGCTCCGTGAAGAGGCGCATCGCGACCGCGCGGATGCCCTCACCGCTGCCCACCGGGATCGTGCGACCAGGGCCGAGAAGCACCCGGTCTGGGACTTCCTGTTCACGTACTACTCCTACAAGCCCGCACAGCTGCGTCGCTGGCATCCCGGAGCGGGTGTCGAGCTGGCCGACGCCGTCGAACGCCTCGACTGGCGCTGGTACTCCCCCGGACGGTCTGCGGGGAGCGCTGTGCCCGATGCCTTCGCGTTCGGCCAGGAGAAGGCGGAGCTGGCGGCTCTCATCGAGAAGATGCTCCGCCGCACGGCATCGCGTCCCGGGCAGTTCGGCTGCTTCGGTCTGCACGAGTGGGCGATGGTGTATCGCGCCGAGGAGCACCGCCACGCGGTTACGCTGCGACTGGGGCAGGCCGGGACGGACGCCGTGGTCGAGAATCACGACCTCCGCTGCACCCACTTCGACGCCTTCCGCTTCTTCACTCCCGAAGCCGTCCCTCGCAATCGCACCGCGTTGAGCCGCGACGAGCAGCCTCTGTTCGAGCAGCCCGGCTGTCTGCACGCGGGCATGGACCTGTACAAGTGGGCGACGAAGCTCGGTCCCCTGATCCCCGGCGAACTGCTCCTGGATTCGTTCGAACTCGCGCGAGACATCCGACTCCTCGACATGCAGGCGGCACCGTACGATCTCTCCGCGTGGGATGTGGTTCCCGTGCCCATCGAGACACCCGAGGGAAAAGCAGAGTATGTGCGCAGGCAGCGAGTCTTCGCCGAGCGTGGCACCGCCCTCCGCACCGCGCTGCTGAACGCCTGGCTCGGCGACGGAGCACGCGAGGCCGCCTGA
- a CDS encoding App1 family protein, which yields MASAPPAPRIHWFARLEHRLHVWREGRARRRGRVATILPFPGYGGPGWVRVVGRVLIVPPQRRTRDGEPASVRGWRSFVGIPVGFAAVTVQIGDSTHQVVADRGGVVDSTIHVDLEPGWQTFTFSVEGQEPVEARAFVVAEGTRFGVVSDVDDTVMVTALPRPFIAFWNSFVLDEHARLPVPGMAVLLDQLLRQHPGAPMVYLSTGAWNVAPTLWRFLGRHLFPAGSMLLTDWGPTHERWFRSGREHKLTNLRRLATEFPDVKWLLIGDDGQHDEAIYSQFMDEHPDSVAGVAIRRLLPAEAVLAGGRAGREPHSEDVAPWVSAEDGAGLRDLLGEAGILH from the coding sequence ATGGCATCCGCTCCCCCGGCGCCCCGGATCCACTGGTTCGCCCGACTCGAACACCGCCTGCATGTCTGGCGTGAAGGTCGCGCGCGCCGTCGTGGCCGCGTCGCGACCATCCTCCCGTTTCCCGGATACGGGGGTCCCGGCTGGGTGCGTGTCGTGGGTCGCGTGCTGATCGTCCCCCCGCAGCGCCGCACACGCGACGGGGAGCCGGCGAGTGTCCGCGGCTGGCGCAGCTTCGTCGGCATCCCGGTGGGTTTCGCCGCGGTGACCGTGCAGATCGGCGACTCCACGCACCAGGTCGTCGCCGATCGTGGCGGGGTGGTCGACTCGACGATCCACGTCGACCTGGAACCGGGTTGGCAGACGTTCACGTTCTCCGTGGAGGGACAGGAGCCCGTGGAGGCACGAGCTTTCGTCGTCGCCGAGGGCACCAGGTTCGGCGTCGTGTCCGATGTCGACGACACCGTGATGGTGACGGCCCTGCCTCGTCCCTTCATCGCTTTCTGGAACTCCTTCGTGCTCGACGAACACGCGCGCCTCCCCGTGCCGGGGATGGCCGTGCTGCTCGACCAGCTGCTGCGACAGCATCCGGGTGCCCCGATGGTGTACCTCTCGACCGGCGCGTGGAACGTCGCCCCGACGCTGTGGCGCTTCCTCGGACGCCATCTCTTCCCCGCGGGTTCCATGCTCCTCACCGACTGGGGACCGACGCATGAGCGATGGTTCCGCAGCGGGCGCGAGCACAAGCTCACCAACCTGCGACGTCTCGCCACGGAGTTCCCCGATGTCAAATGGCTCCTGATCGGAGACGACGGACAGCACGACGAGGCCATCTACTCGCAGTTCATGGACGAGCATCCCGATTCCGTCGCCGGGGTGGCCATCCGTCGCCTTCTTCCCGCCGAGGCGGTCCTGGCCGGCGGCCGCGCCGGCCGCGAGCCCCACTCCGAAGACGTCGCCCCCTGGGTGAGCGCCGAAGACGGCGCCGGGCTGCGCGATCTGCTCGGCGAGGCCGGCATCCTGCACTGA
- a CDS encoding DedA family protein, giving the protein MDDLLIWLLDTVQSVDPVARTLIAGLAVMLETSILIGLIVPGDTIVIIASMGVATPLEGIAMGVAVVIGALIGESIGFWLGRWLGPHIRVSWLGRRIGEHNWVRAENYLERRGGIAIFLSRFLPVLHSLVPLTVGMSEYPYRKFLAWTAPACVLWATAYVSVTSLAAGSFRELVDRVHFAGYIFVGVIAVFLLLIYLGKKLLHRAEARHLKAPETEADADVKD; this is encoded by the coding sequence GTGGACGACCTCCTGATCTGGCTCCTCGACACCGTGCAGTCGGTCGATCCGGTCGCTCGCACCCTGATCGCCGGACTCGCTGTCATGCTCGAGACGAGCATCCTGATCGGGCTCATCGTTCCCGGTGACACGATCGTGATCATCGCCTCGATGGGGGTGGCGACTCCCCTGGAGGGCATCGCGATGGGCGTCGCGGTCGTGATCGGCGCCTTGATCGGCGAGAGCATCGGATTCTGGCTCGGGCGCTGGCTGGGACCCCACATCCGTGTGTCCTGGCTGGGACGACGGATCGGCGAGCACAACTGGGTGCGCGCCGAGAACTACCTCGAACGCCGCGGCGGCATCGCGATCTTCCTCTCGCGCTTCCTGCCCGTCCTGCATTCGCTGGTGCCCCTGACCGTCGGCATGAGCGAATACCCGTACCGCAAGTTCCTCGCCTGGACGGCACCCGCGTGCGTCCTCTGGGCGACCGCCTACGTGAGCGTCACCTCCCTCGCGGCGGGCAGCTTCCGGGAACTCGTCGACCGCGTGCACTTCGCGGGGTACATCTTCGTCGGTGTGATCGCCGTGTTCCTGCTGCTGATCTACCTCGGCAAGAAGCTGCTGCACCGGGCTGAGGCCCGTCACCTGAAGGCTCCGGAGACAGAGGCCGACGCCGACGTGAAAGACTGA
- a CDS encoding anthranilate synthase component I family protein, with the protein MPEPLSAHPLPTWVEPSSVFRMIEARGLDVFWLDAGARATEGWSFIGTGKRSSLPRDVPLDAPSTDPSRPPFTGGWVGWLDYESGASASGAPFAQSEETPGGSWLLVTHVVAFDHARRRTWALSSADDLEVWTDEVHAATEVVERPGREESFAGAAAAPRVAEPRHTPHEYLALIERCRDLIRAGIAYQLCLTTRFTVPGIHDPVAVYDRLRGATPAHHGGFVRIGNHTLLSASPEQFLHAEGGVIRTRPIKGTRPRSADPLEDAALAAELAGDRKERAENVMIVDLMRNDLSRVCVPGTIRVEGLWVVESYPAVHQLVSTVSGRADPGATVGALLDATFPAGSMTGAPKLSAMTRLHELEGGARGVYAGCFGYIGADGVLDLAMVIRSILLDGEKAVVGAGGGITWGSIAAAEVAEVAIKARAPLAALGAETPASWRSDILN; encoded by the coding sequence GTGCCCGAACCGCTGAGTGCTCATCCGCTTCCCACCTGGGTGGAGCCGTCATCCGTGTTTCGGATGATCGAGGCGCGGGGCCTCGACGTCTTCTGGCTGGATGCGGGCGCGCGGGCGACGGAAGGCTGGAGCTTCATCGGGACGGGGAAGCGTTCGAGCCTCCCGCGTGACGTGCCTCTCGACGCCCCCTCGACCGACCCGTCGCGGCCGCCGTTCACCGGGGGGTGGGTGGGCTGGCTCGACTACGAGAGCGGAGCATCGGCGTCCGGCGCACCGTTCGCACAGTCGGAGGAGACGCCAGGAGGGTCCTGGTTGCTCGTCACGCATGTCGTCGCCTTCGATCATGCACGCCGTCGCACCTGGGCACTCTCCTCCGCAGATGACCTCGAGGTCTGGACGGACGAGGTCCACGCAGCGACGGAAGTCGTTGAGCGTCCCGGCCGTGAGGAATCCTTTGCGGGCGCGGCGGCCGCCCCGCGCGTCGCGGAGCCCAGGCACACCCCACACGAATACCTCGCACTCATCGAACGCTGCCGTGACCTCATCCGCGCAGGCATCGCCTACCAGCTGTGCCTGACCACACGCTTCACCGTTCCCGGCATCCATGACCCGGTCGCCGTGTACGACCGCCTCCGAGGAGCGACCCCCGCCCACCACGGCGGTTTCGTCCGCATCGGAAACCACACGCTGCTGAGCGCCAGTCCGGAACAGTTCCTCCACGCCGAAGGGGGAGTGATCCGGACGCGCCCCATCAAGGGAACGAGGCCCCGGAGCGCCGATCCCCTCGAAGACGCCGCGCTCGCCGCAGAACTCGCCGGCGACCGCAAGGAGCGTGCGGAGAACGTCATGATCGTCGACCTCATGCGCAACGACCTGTCGCGGGTGTGCGTGCCGGGGACGATCCGCGTGGAAGGGCTTTGGGTGGTCGAGAGCTATCCCGCCGTGCACCAGCTGGTGAGCACCGTGAGCGGAAGGGCAGACCCGGGGGCCACGGTCGGCGCCCTTCTCGACGCGACCTTCCCCGCCGGCAGTATGACGGGAGCGCCCAAGCTCTCGGCGATGACCAGGCTGCACGAACTCGAAGGCGGCGCGCGGGGAGTGTACGCGGGGTGCTTCGGCTACATCGGCGCGGACGGGGTGCTCGACCTCGCCATGGTCATCCGCAGCATCCTCCTCGACGGAGAGAAGGCGGTGGTCGGTGCGGGCGGCGGAATCACCTGGGGTTCGATCGCCGCTGCCGAGGTCGCCGAGGTGGCGATCAAGGCGCGGGCGCCGCTCGCCGCCCTCGGTGCGGAAACGCCTGCGTCCTGGCGTTCCGATATCCTGAACTGA
- the leuS gene encoding leucine--tRNA ligase, giving the protein MSENLSTAPADDEAPSAHAIQNKWQKYWAENGTFLTGGDDDTRPRRYVLAMFPYPSGDLHMGHAENYLYSDIVARFWRHRGHNVLNPIGWDSFGLPAENAAIRQGADPRDWTYQNIAQQKVGFEAYGVSFDWSRVLHTSDPEYYRWNQWLFLKLYERGLAYRKKSPVNWCPNDQTVLANEQVVDGRCDRCGAEVVKKKLTQWYFRITDYADRLLDDLNQLEGFWPHKVLQMQRNWIGRSVGADVDFLIEGREEPVTVFSTRPDTLHGATFFVVAPDSDLASELAAGASEDVRERFQTYLEQVQKETDIDRQSTDRPKTGVFLERYAINPVNGEKLPVWAADYVLADYGHGAVMAVPAHDQRDLDFARAFDLPVKVVVDTTAPVTGAMPVIEVDEDGVPIDTGAALEEQSPAATGIALTGEGRMINSGALNGLSKRNAIARAIEQLEASGTGRAAKNYRLRDWLISRQRFWGTPIPMLHAEDGSIIPVSEDKLPVKLPSVEGLDLKPKGTSPLGGAESWVRTTDPQTGDPVLRDPDTMDTFVDSSWYFLRFLSPNSDTVAFDPAQAARWAPVDSYIGGVEHAILHLLYARFITKVLFDMGLIDFTEPFSNLINQGMVLLDGQKMSKSKGNLVLFQEELDAHGADALRVGLAFAGPVEDDKDWADVSTTGAQKFLARAMRVAGEVSSPVDVVFDGGDAALRRATHKLLSEAPALVEQTKFNVLVARLMELVNITRKTIDGAAGAGDPAVREAAETIAVMLDLIAPHTAEEMWEMLGHEPSVGLVTWRSADPALLVEDTVTAVVQVGGKVRAQLEVPARIGESELEALARADERVIRSIGDREIVKVVVRAPKIVSFVVKG; this is encoded by the coding sequence TTGTCTGAGAACCTGTCCACCGCCCCTGCCGACGACGAGGCCCCGTCGGCGCACGCCATCCAGAACAAGTGGCAGAAGTACTGGGCGGAGAACGGCACGTTCCTCACGGGCGGCGACGACGACACCCGGCCGCGCCGATACGTGCTCGCGATGTTCCCGTACCCGTCCGGCGACCTGCACATGGGCCACGCGGAGAACTACCTCTACTCCGACATCGTGGCGCGCTTCTGGCGCCACCGCGGGCACAACGTCCTGAATCCGATCGGCTGGGACTCGTTCGGGTTGCCCGCGGAGAACGCCGCGATCCGTCAGGGAGCCGACCCTCGGGACTGGACCTATCAGAACATCGCGCAGCAGAAGGTGGGCTTCGAGGCGTACGGCGTCTCGTTCGACTGGAGCCGCGTGCTGCACACCTCCGACCCCGAGTACTACCGCTGGAACCAGTGGCTGTTCTTGAAGCTGTACGAGCGCGGGCTGGCGTATCGCAAGAAGAGTCCGGTCAACTGGTGCCCGAACGACCAGACGGTGCTGGCGAACGAGCAGGTCGTCGACGGACGCTGTGATCGCTGTGGCGCCGAGGTGGTCAAGAAGAAGCTCACGCAGTGGTACTTCCGGATCACCGACTACGCCGACCGTCTGCTCGACGACCTGAACCAGCTCGAGGGATTCTGGCCGCACAAGGTGCTGCAGATGCAGCGCAACTGGATCGGTCGCTCGGTGGGGGCCGACGTCGACTTCCTGATCGAGGGTCGCGAGGAGCCGGTCACGGTGTTCTCGACGCGCCCCGACACGCTGCACGGCGCGACGTTCTTCGTGGTCGCACCCGACTCCGACCTGGCATCCGAGCTCGCCGCCGGTGCCTCCGAAGATGTGCGTGAGCGCTTCCAGACGTACCTGGAGCAGGTGCAGAAGGAGACCGACATCGATCGGCAGTCCACGGATCGCCCGAAGACCGGTGTGTTCCTCGAGCGCTACGCGATCAACCCGGTCAACGGCGAGAAGCTGCCGGTGTGGGCAGCGGACTACGTGCTGGCCGACTACGGACACGGGGCGGTCATGGCTGTCCCGGCGCACGATCAGCGCGACCTGGACTTCGCCCGTGCGTTCGACCTGCCCGTCAAGGTCGTCGTCGACACGACCGCTCCCGTCACGGGGGCGATGCCCGTGATCGAGGTCGATGAGGACGGCGTGCCGATCGACACCGGTGCCGCGCTCGAGGAGCAGAGCCCCGCAGCCACCGGCATCGCCCTCACGGGCGAAGGTCGCATGATCAACTCGGGCGCTCTGAACGGTCTGTCCAAGCGCAACGCCATCGCGCGCGCGATCGAGCAGCTGGAGGCATCGGGCACCGGCCGTGCCGCCAAGAACTACCGTCTGCGTGACTGGCTGATCTCGCGTCAGCGGTTCTGGGGTACACCGATCCCGATGCTGCATGCCGAGGACGGGAGCATCATCCCGGTTTCCGAGGACAAGCTCCCTGTGAAGCTGCCGAGCGTCGAGGGGCTCGACCTCAAGCCCAAGGGGACGTCGCCGCTGGGCGGTGCCGAGAGCTGGGTCCGTACGACGGACCCGCAGACGGGCGACCCGGTGCTGCGCGACCCCGACACGATGGACACGTTCGTGGACAGCTCGTGGTACTTCCTGCGCTTCCTCTCGCCGAACAGCGACACCGTGGCGTTCGATCCCGCGCAGGCGGCCCGCTGGGCGCCGGTCGACTCCTACATCGGCGGCGTCGAGCACGCGATCCTGCACCTGCTGTACGCGCGCTTCATCACGAAGGTGCTCTTCGACATGGGGCTGATCGACTTCACCGAGCCCTTCTCGAACCTGATCAACCAGGGCATGGTGCTGCTCGACGGGCAGAAGATGTCCAAGAGCAAGGGCAACCTGGTGCTCTTCCAGGAGGAGCTCGACGCCCATGGCGCCGACGCCCTGCGTGTCGGGCTGGCGTTCGCCGGGCCGGTGGAAGACGACAAGGACTGGGCCGACGTCTCGACGACCGGTGCTCAGAAGTTCCTGGCGCGCGCGATGCGCGTCGCCGGCGAGGTGTCGAGCCCCGTCGACGTGGTCTTCGACGGCGGTGACGCCGCTCTCCGCCGCGCGACGCACAAGTTGCTCTCGGAGGCACCGGCACTCGTCGAGCAGACGAAGTTCAACGTCCTGGTCGCGCGCCTCATGGAGCTCGTGAACATCACCCGCAAGACGATCGATGGCGCCGCCGGTGCAGGGGACCCCGCCGTGCGCGAGGCGGCGGAGACGATCGCCGTGATGCTCGACCTCATCGCGCCGCACACCGCGGAGGAGATGTGGGAGATGCTCGGTCACGAGCCTTCCGTCGGCCTCGTGACGTGGCGCTCCGCCGACCCGGCGCTTCTGGTCGAGGACACGGTCACGGCCGTCGTGCAGGTCGGGGGCAAGGTGCGTGCGCAGCTCGAGGTTCCGGCGCGGATCGGCGAGTCCGAGCTCGAGGCGCTGGCCCGTGCGGACGAGCGTGTGATCCGTTCCATCGGAGACCGCGAGATCGTGAAGGTCGTCGTGAGGGCGCCCAAGATCGTCAGCTTCGTCGTCAAGGGCTGA
- a CDS encoding ComEA family DNA-binding protein, translating into MASPQAPSPPPLRHRLRLSIGAAVVLGLVVLSAAVGLGILRGQASPADSVSLTDDGSRSVGSSGDLYVHVLGAVVTPGLYVLDPDARLVDALAAAGGTTDVADLAAVNLARVLEDGEQIVVPTVGAVADESGAAPPGDDRIDLNTADQAALETLPRIGPALAGRIIAWREENGRFRSVDDLLAVPGIGEKLLAGIRDGARV; encoded by the coding sequence ATGGCATCCCCGCAGGCACCGTCTCCGCCGCCGCTCCGGCATCGGCTGCGGCTGAGCATCGGCGCGGCCGTGGTGCTGGGACTCGTGGTCCTGTCGGCGGCCGTCGGCTTGGGGATCCTGCGCGGGCAGGCATCGCCCGCCGACTCCGTCTCGCTCACGGACGACGGATCGAGGTCGGTGGGGAGCAGCGGAGACCTCTACGTCCACGTGCTCGGCGCGGTGGTGACCCCCGGTCTCTACGTGCTCGATCCGGACGCGCGACTCGTCGATGCCCTGGCGGCAGCCGGCGGGACCACGGACGTCGCCGACCTCGCCGCGGTGAACCTCGCGCGGGTGCTCGAAGACGGTGAGCAGATCGTCGTGCCGACCGTCGGCGCCGTTGCGGACGAGTCGGGGGCCGCCCCGCCCGGCGATGACCGCATCGATCTCAACACCGCTGACCAGGCGGCGCTGGAGACTCTCCCGCGCATCGGTCCGGCACTCGCGGGACGGATCATCGCCTGGCGGGAAGAGAACGGTCGCTTCCGCTCCGTGGATGACCTGCTCGCCGTCCCCGGGATCGGGGAGAAGCTCCTCGCAGGCATTCGCGATGGCGCACGCGTGTGA
- a CDS encoding restriction endonuclease translates to MTELDHQDIVWAENFGAHWGATYPTPQGSVEDISRAFGDAVDGPLNALAIAHQKRFLGIADHVELTDAQARAAAPYLTALADVVLREMQWALYWRRQKLDRGESDPGIGYLTLRAEPTFRDYLAATGPTTEGRVRTTTTDGVEYFNQPTTTPKGQNLRHDAIVDGVSRMSFSERRKAKKAREVAEAERALAAHRAQQQWDLDQRRRAREATRRREEQARLEQEEIRRRRPEPPSPQPYGVNHQGAERLVADWMRHLGVHDASVTQYSGDGGIDVDSRHIIAQVKNLHVAASVPIAHIRDLFGTAQHRHKGAVLFTSGMVSSNGLAFADETGLALIRYDAEKGTLAGLNQRGRQVVAAGFPLVFGFDEF, encoded by the coding sequence GTGACCGAACTCGATCATCAAGACATCGTCTGGGCTGAAAACTTTGGGGCTCATTGGGGTGCGACATACCCGACTCCGCAAGGCAGCGTCGAGGACATCTCACGCGCTTTCGGTGACGCTGTTGATGGCCCCCTAAACGCTTTGGCGATCGCGCATCAGAAGCGGTTTCTCGGTATCGCGGACCATGTTGAACTCACCGATGCGCAGGCTCGTGCAGCCGCACCGTACTTGACGGCTCTGGCCGATGTCGTGCTCCGGGAGATGCAATGGGCGCTTTACTGGCGGCGCCAGAAGCTCGATAGAGGGGAGTCTGACCCGGGGATTGGGTATCTGACCTTACGTGCGGAACCAACGTTTCGCGATTATCTAGCGGCGACGGGGCCGACGACTGAGGGCAGAGTGAGGACCACGACGACAGATGGAGTCGAGTACTTCAATCAGCCAACGACGACACCCAAGGGTCAGAACCTTCGTCACGACGCGATCGTTGACGGCGTGTCCAGGATGTCGTTCTCGGAGCGCCGCAAAGCTAAGAAGGCCCGGGAGGTAGCTGAGGCTGAACGAGCGCTTGCTGCCCACCGCGCTCAACAACAGTGGGATCTTGACCAGAGACGACGCGCTCGCGAGGCAACCCGGCGGCGAGAAGAGCAGGCCCGTCTCGAGCAAGAGGAGATCCGTCGGCGGCGGCCGGAGCCTCCATCGCCCCAGCCTTATGGAGTGAACCATCAAGGAGCCGAACGTCTGGTTGCCGATTGGATGCGGCATCTTGGCGTGCACGACGCGTCCGTAACGCAGTACAGCGGGGACGGTGGTATCGATGTCGACAGTCGCCACATCATCGCTCAAGTGAAGAACCTTCACGTCGCAGCGAGTGTGCCAATCGCGCACATCCGCGATCTGTTCGGCACCGCGCAACATCGTCACAAGGGAGCGGTGCTATTCACGAGCGGTATGGTCTCGTCGAATGGACTCGCATTCGCAGACGAGACCGGACTTGCCCTAATCAGGTACGACGCCGAGAAGGGCACGCTCGCGGGACTGAACCAACGGGGGCGGCAGGTGGTCGCGGCCGGGTTCCCGCTGGTCTTCGGGTTCGATGAGTTCTAG
- a CDS encoding GIY-YIG nuclease family protein, with product MPLTLGTILDSESLSIQDVLVIRHAYNAEPASSRLAGIHADSTDDDIRAYTRRQSAKSQIFPASPPRFWVVLMPEGGDRGRLWRVVENRGELSNDGELREFDLVETDHLRDLRGRLVIGWKAGRVWRIYGPTAATYPVLEVADAQPPRFPGFDHLVVSYDMLKAVVKERRYAAWQTALSSVVGIYLITDTRDGRHYVGKADGAENILQRWRTYAANGHGGNVALKERDPSAFQYSLLRVFDPSTPLRDINAAESHFKRALDSITHGLNRG from the coding sequence ATGCCGCTGACGCTCGGAACGATCCTCGACTCGGAGTCGCTGTCCATCCAGGACGTGTTGGTGATCAGACACGCCTACAACGCGGAGCCGGCGTCGAGCCGCCTCGCCGGCATACATGCAGATTCGACGGACGACGACATCCGCGCGTACACGCGCCGCCAGTCGGCGAAGTCGCAGATCTTCCCCGCGTCGCCTCCGCGTTTCTGGGTCGTGCTCATGCCGGAGGGCGGCGATCGTGGGCGCCTCTGGCGCGTCGTAGAGAACCGGGGAGAGCTCTCCAACGACGGTGAGCTCCGTGAGTTCGACCTCGTCGAGACTGATCACCTCCGTGACCTGCGCGGCCGGCTCGTAATCGGGTGGAAGGCGGGGCGGGTGTGGCGCATCTACGGCCCAACCGCAGCGACCTACCCCGTGCTCGAGGTCGCCGACGCTCAGCCTCCGCGCTTTCCGGGATTCGACCATCTGGTCGTCTCGTACGACATGCTGAAGGCCGTCGTGAAGGAGCGCCGGTACGCCGCTTGGCAGACAGCACTCTCGTCGGTCGTCGGGATCTACCTGATCACCGACACCCGCGACGGTCGCCACTACGTAGGCAAGGCCGACGGCGCCGAGAACATCCTGCAGCGCTGGCGCACCTACGCGGCCAACGGTCACGGCGGTAACGTCGCACTGAAGGAGCGAGATCCGTCGGCCTTCCAGTACTCGCTCCTGCGAGTCTTCGACCCCTCAACGCCACTCCGAGACATCAACGCCGCCGAGAGCCACTTCAAGCGGGCGCTGGACAGCATCACCCACGGACTCAACCGCGGCTGA
- a CDS encoding DUF5067 domain-containing protein: MRLSKKNSAVLALGVVALLLSGCSAPATEPKPETTTAVSEDAATVEDAISDASFADNVLTLPEYTVTITDTKKIAVGQPGNEYGEKPVIAFWYEVTNTSDDAIDPTTAWIGTFTAIQDNDPNAVNELNVASLPDAQFLDSQLQDIKNGGTVANAVAYELDDETTPVELVASNDLGMTEIGRATFTLQ; this comes from the coding sequence ATGCGCCTATCGAAGAAGAACTCTGCCGTGCTCGCTCTTGGGGTCGTCGCCCTGCTGCTCAGCGGATGCTCGGCCCCGGCCACCGAGCCGAAGCCGGAGACAACCACTGCTGTCTCCGAGGACGCGGCCACCGTCGAGGACGCAATCAGCGATGCATCGTTCGCCGACAACGTGCTGACCCTGCCCGAGTACACGGTCACCATCACCGACACGAAGAAGATCGCTGTCGGCCAGCCCGGCAACGAGTACGGCGAGAAGCCCGTCATCGCGTTCTGGTACGAGGTCACCAACACCTCCGACGACGCGATCGATCCGACGACCGCCTGGATCGGCACCTTCACTGCGATTCAGGACAACGACCCGAACGCTGTGAACGAACTCAACGTCGCCTCCCTCCCGGATGCTCAGTTCCTCGACTCGCAGCTTCAGGACATCAAGAACGGCGGCACCGTCGCCAATGCCGTCGCCTACGAGCTGGATGACGAGACCACGCCCGTCGAGCTGGTCGCTTCCAACGACCTCGGCATGACCGAGATCGGGCGCGCGACGTTCACCCTGCAGTGA